In the Xylanivirga thermophila genome, AAGAGTTTCATAATTTCCTACAATTATTACATTATTCTGCCTTGTATACCCCATTCCCTGGGACTGTATCACATATTCCATAGCCTCATATACTGGCACATCTTTAAGCTCTATATTTACCTTTGAAGAACTATTCTCAAGGAGCATAATATTTATGTCCATGATATTTGAAAACATATTTAATACATCATAAAGCGCTGCTCCCTTTATATTTATGGTTACATTATTTTGTGTGCTGTTATTAACCTGTCCTGTGGAGCTTAATCTAAGACTTTGCCCAGGATATATAATGTTTTTATCCTTTAAACCATTTAGGCTTATGATATCATCCATGGGCACTCCTACACTGCGTGAAATCTTCTGCAATGTATCTCCTTTTTTTACTATGTACAAGCGCTCCCCAGGACCATCACTGTAGGCGGGAGAAGGGAACAGCCCAAGGGTAAATACTGCTACCATAATATATATATATATGACCTTTAGTCGTATACTTATTTTTCTTTTCATATCTATTCTCCCCCTGTCTGAACATTAGCATATGAAGAGATGTCTATCTTGATGTTCTCCCCATCCTTTTTTAAATATATATAATCATATCCTATTTCATCCACTTGCCATTTGCCTTCCAGTTTATCTCCTATAGAGAGTATAAGCGACCTGTTATCAATCTCCACTATAGCCTGATCTTTTCCGTTATCAGTAATAATAGTGCCTAAAAGTTTTACAGGTGGAACAAAAGGATCTCTGATCTCTTTTTTTATCTCATTGTTTGTCTGAGGCTCTACTGAAAACTTGGCATTATCTTCATCCGTCTCAACGATATTAGGCAACCCTTCATCTATGTCCGGTACTTCAGACGGTGATTTTTCTTTGCATCCTGAAATAAATATCATAAAGCATACTGTTAAAAAAACTATAAAACATCTAATCCTCTTCATTCCCCTATAAACTCCCTCTTTATACCATAATTCAATCCTGTTTTTGGGACTTTTGCCCTATATATTTAATTATATAGTATATTTTAATATTTTAAAAGATATTATATAGAAAATTGGTTAGTAATGAACTGAGTTATATACTTATCTGTAGATTATAAATTTAAGATATTACAATATTAACGATTTATATAAAAAAGATACCCTCTAGTTTAGGGTACCTATAATATTTAAATTATAAACCGCAGGCAAATTGTCCGGTACATTAATGGGCATAATCCTGCTCCTTTAACCTATAATCATCCACCAGATCCTGGAGACTTATCGAATCTACTATATCGTTTATACTTTCGCCTATCCGCTTCCAAATATATTTTGTGACGCAACTATCATACCTATCACATTTACCAACACTCTCGTCTAGTATACAATCCACTGGAGCAAGATCTCCTTCAAGTACCCTTAATATCTGTCCTACTGTAATATCCTGTGGAGAGGATACAAGCTCATACCCCCCCTGCATACCCCTTATACTTTTTACCAATCCCATCTTCCTTAAAGCAGAAAAAATTTGTTCTAAATATTTTTCTGATATATCTTGATTCATAGCTATATCCTTTAAAGGTATAGGTGCTTTAGGATAATGGAGAGCCAATTCAAACATTGCCCTTACTCCATACCGCCCTTTAGTCGATAATTTCATATTGATGTATCCACTCCTTTTGAATTCCTAGTTATCCAGTATGTTTTTTGTATTATAATACTATATAAAATTAATCCTGTCAATAAAAACATAAACTAGCTTCAATTCATGAATTGTACGATCTCGAAAACTCTGAGAGCTTTATTTCGCTATATTTCAAGGTTCAGCTTTTTAGCTTCACCCCTATTTTTGCTTAATTTAAGCTTTAAAATTTCCAACAAAAACTTACTTATTGCTAAAATTGTCTTCATCCCAAGCTTTAATTTCTATAGGCTATCCCCCACTTATTTTTTTAGATGCTAAATCCCTATCAAAGAAATATAAGACTTGCTAGATATAACAGGTGGTGGTATGATTAGGATGGAATAGTAATATTTTGATATCCATAGTAATTGAAATTCGATTTTAAAATAGACATTGAACATGTGCACAAGAATAACTGTGATACCACCTATTCATTTTAATATATCACAATAGCAGGAAAATTATTATTAGTATTCTTTAACCAGCATACAAAACCATGCTTCTTTAGCATTATTTAATTGTAGAGATGAGCAATCGATGAATAGAAAAATATGGTGAGCACATATGAAAGTACAACAGACGGCTTATATCAAGGAACAACTTATATGCATAGATATTTAAGCGATGTTGTTAACAGATATACACCAATAAAAAAGTAATTAAATATTTATATCGAAAGGGAATTATAAATGATAAGTAATAACAAGTGCACAAGCATAAATATAATTTTATTGATGACTATATCTATCCTAGCTTTCTCACTGATGGGTTGCCAAAAATCGCCGAAGGATTCTAGTACTAAGATAGATTCTCAACCAGATACCTTGACAGCAGAATTTTTAGAGAAATACTCAGGCTATTTTGATGATAGATGGGTACCTAGCAAAATACTAAATTATAGAGAAGAGGGAGAATTTGCAATTGAGGATTTTGAAAATCATATCATGGGATATATCCAAAAAGTAGGAAATAACACGATTAAGGTCGATGATGTAGAATGGATATTAGATAAAAAGGAGCCTAACGGTTTTCGCATTAAAAATAATAGTGATAATATAGTAGAATACAAATTAGATGATAATTGCAGGATATGGCTTCTAGCCGATTCAGCTACAATGTATCAGATCTCTCTACTAGATTTAAAAAGGTATTTTGAAAAACATGATTATGAAAGTAAAATTTGGCATTTTTCCATAGTAGATGACAAAATAATGTATATAGTAGAACAGTATAGACCGTGACCTTGCCAACAGGATACTTGGTACAAAATTGAATTTTTCATTCAATTGATTTAGCATATTTGTCCTTGTAGTCATCTTTTTTGTTAGCCTATCAGTGCTTATATGCCTTTAAAAAACTCATATTGCCCAGCCTATAGCAAACTTTCACTACCAAGTTAATATCTATGTTAAACACACAAAAAGCTATAGGTGATGAATTTTAACACCGCCTATAGCTTTTTTACATCTATATAAGTAAATCTAATTCATCAACAAACTTATCAAACATATCTATAGCTTCATCTATAGGTCTAGGCGTTGACACATCCACCCCAGCTCTCTTTAATAGCTCAACTGGATAATCAGATCCTCCACTCGATAAGAACTCTATATATTGATCAACTGCACCTTCTTTTCCATCCAGTATCCCCTTAGCTAAGGTCGATGCTGCAGAAAAACCTATGGCATATTTGTAGACATAAAAAGAGGAATAGAAATGGGGAATTCGAGCCCATTCCATCGCTATCTCTTTATCTATTACAATATTATCTCCATGATATTTCTTATTCAGATCGTAATATATGCTGCATAGATTCTCACAGGTCAGAGGGGTACCAGCTAAGATTTCACCATGTACTATGCGCTCAAATTCTGCAAACATAGTTTGTCTAAATACAGTACCTTTAAATCCCTCTAGATAGTTATT is a window encoding:
- a CDS encoding LysM peptidoglycan-binding domain-containing protein, which produces MKRKISIRLKVIYIYIMVAVFTLGLFPSPAYSDGPGERLYIVKKGDTLQKISRSVGVPMDDIISLNGLKDKNIIYPGQSLRLSSTGQVNNSTQNNVTINIKGAALYDVLNMFSNIMDINIMLLENSSSKVNIELKDVPVYEAMEYVIQSQGMGYTRQNNVIIVGNYETLKKDFFLDMQITKFDLRYISSDALNEKIRQLSLPVEVIVVEGNLNSIWVQGTLESIEKVKELISKLDIPENIVSREQPSEIPTEGEN
- a CDS encoding RrF2 family transcriptional regulator, which gives rise to MKLSTKGRYGVRAMFELALHYPKAPIPLKDIAMNQDISEKYLEQIFSALRKMGLVKSIRGMQGGYELVSSPQDITVGQILRVLEGDLAPVDCILDESVGKCDRYDSCVTKYIWKRIGESINDIVDSISLQDLVDDYRLKEQDYAH